A stretch of the Sphingobacterium thalpophilum genome encodes the following:
- a CDS encoding SusC/RagA family TonB-linked outer membrane protein, with the protein MKNILRYGTVVMTQLALTQVLYAQELLKGKVVDDKSQPISGVTIHVNGKGSGTTNQNGEFGIIAKPGDKVTFTSIEYVTKTLNVSNLSFLQVNLAAKQESLDEVVVIGYGSQKRTNLIAPVSKFNAENLDERPIARVDQALIGQMSGVRVKQSTGVPGKGLSVQVRGSGSITAGSEPLYVIDGFPLSTAAQNGSGNYASGNPLDNMNPNDIESVEVLKDASAAAIYGSRAANGVVLITTKRGKSGQAKVSLNSYVGISEAYKKLDMLNGEEWIDRAVEMINAQWEASGTGRLASQSNAERRKILGLAEGKYNTSYMYDDRWLEPGHPGLYLINWQDEAYRKGVVQNYQVAASGATEFVNYYVSGNYLNQQGIVKGLDYKNYTARANVEVKPNKKFAFGLNLAPTYSIGNDPGVEGKDNIMHQIYSMSPVQDHPAGTVNVFDNEKYPWSTSTNDPIAKLNYYIGENKISRLLGTVYGQYNILENLNFKTTVNLDQTDSRSNRFQPYTVGGTLANRTNNPNQATYGSNSVYRKQTFVNENTLNYHLNIDKHDITALLGQAYNFDKLETSSITSQGGYTNSSITTLNGAVATVASTGATQSVLLSYFGRVQYAYDGKYLLSGSIRRDGSSRFGSNTKWGWFPSLSMGWRLSQENFMKPITFINELKLRGSYGESGNNNIGDYSSIALLGFYNYSSNGLSTSGQAPSNIINPDLKWEKSRTYDVGLDFGLLGSRITGSFDWYMRKSSDLLLNVPSMLATGFSSYLDNAGEVKSKGWDFEITSHQIRKSDFSWSTSFNISHNSNEVTKLAGEQKEILIPSSFDIQHSLLRVGEPMYSIYVVKQDGILSQADIDAGAALYGSQKAGDPRYVDANGDGVIDANDRVIVGHPNPSYVWGITNNLKYKNFDLSFMFQGQNGGHIYSLLGRALGRTGQGSSDNALGFYRDRWRSEEDPGEGRVGKAYSTFGRIKNTDWLYSSDYWRLRNVTLGYNIKDLKLGSQSKLSLVRLFVTLENFWGKDKYDGGVNPESSNTNLSGSADYPEAGDYGGLAIPKTVTFGLNVNF; encoded by the coding sequence TCAAGAACTGCTGAAGGGGAAAGTTGTTGACGACAAAAGTCAGCCTATCAGCGGAGTGACTATCCATGTGAACGGCAAAGGTAGTGGGACAACTAATCAAAATGGTGAATTTGGCATTATTGCCAAGCCGGGGGATAAGGTGACCTTCACTTCGATAGAATACGTTACGAAAACGTTAAACGTATCCAACCTCTCTTTTTTGCAAGTGAACCTGGCAGCCAAGCAAGAATCACTCGACGAAGTCGTTGTCATTGGCTATGGATCTCAGAAACGGACTAATCTTATTGCTCCAGTTTCAAAATTTAATGCCGAAAATCTCGATGAGCGTCCTATTGCGCGTGTTGATCAAGCCTTGATCGGACAGATGTCTGGAGTAAGGGTCAAGCAATCCACAGGTGTTCCCGGAAAAGGGTTAAGTGTTCAGGTCAGGGGATCAGGTTCTATCACTGCCGGCAGTGAACCCTTGTACGTTATTGATGGTTTTCCTTTATCAACGGCAGCACAGAACGGTTCGGGAAACTATGCCTCAGGAAATCCTTTGGACAATATGAATCCCAACGATATTGAATCTGTGGAGGTGTTAAAAGATGCATCTGCAGCTGCAATTTATGGATCCCGGGCAGCAAATGGTGTTGTTCTGATCACCACAAAACGTGGAAAGAGCGGTCAGGCCAAAGTGAGCCTCAATTCATACGTCGGCATTTCCGAGGCTTATAAGAAATTGGATATGTTGAATGGTGAAGAATGGATAGATAGAGCGGTGGAGATGATCAATGCGCAATGGGAAGCCTCCGGTACAGGAAGGCTGGCAAGTCAAAGCAATGCCGAACGACGGAAAATATTGGGGCTTGCCGAGGGGAAATATAACACATCTTATATGTATGATGACCGTTGGCTGGAACCTGGACATCCGGGGCTTTACCTCATTAATTGGCAAGACGAAGCGTATCGAAAAGGCGTGGTCCAAAATTATCAGGTAGCAGCCTCCGGAGCGACAGAATTTGTCAATTATTATGTCTCGGGAAATTATCTCAATCAACAAGGTATTGTAAAAGGATTGGACTATAAAAATTATACTGCCAGGGCTAACGTCGAAGTGAAACCGAATAAGAAATTTGCATTCGGCTTAAACCTAGCACCCACTTATTCTATCGGAAATGATCCGGGGGTGGAAGGAAAGGATAATATTATGCATCAGATTTATTCGATGTCACCGGTTCAGGACCATCCTGCGGGAACAGTGAATGTTTTTGACAATGAAAAATACCCTTGGAGCACATCGACAAACGATCCAATAGCAAAATTGAACTATTATATCGGGGAAAACAAAATTTCACGTTTATTGGGGACAGTTTACGGACAGTACAATATCCTGGAGAACTTAAATTTTAAGACCACGGTCAATCTGGATCAGACCGATAGTCGAAGCAATAGATTTCAGCCCTATACCGTAGGCGGAACTTTGGCTAATCGAACCAACAACCCGAATCAAGCGACCTATGGATCCAATAGCGTATATCGAAAGCAAACTTTTGTCAATGAAAACACTCTAAACTATCATCTCAATATCGACAAACATGATATTACTGCTTTATTGGGGCAAGCCTATAATTTTGATAAACTTGAAACTTCTTCCATCACTTCACAGGGAGGTTATACCAATAGTTCCATCACAACTTTGAATGGCGCAGTCGCTACGGTGGCTTCAACCGGCGCAACACAAAGCGTCTTGCTGTCTTATTTTGGACGGGTTCAATATGCCTATGACGGAAAATACCTTCTTTCGGGAAGTATTCGACGTGACGGCTCATCGCGTTTTGGGTCCAATACAAAATGGGGCTGGTTTCCATCACTGTCCATGGGTTGGCGTTTGTCGCAGGAGAATTTTATGAAACCCATCACCTTTATCAATGAGCTGAAACTGCGTGGTAGTTATGGTGAATCTGGAAATAACAATATCGGAGATTACAGCAGCATTGCCTTATTGGGCTTTTATAATTATTCGTCAAATGGTCTTTCGACATCCGGGCAGGCACCAAGCAATATCATTAATCCGGACCTAAAATGGGAAAAATCCCGGACCTACGATGTTGGATTGGACTTTGGCCTTTTGGGATCCCGTATCACAGGATCGTTTGATTGGTATATGCGTAAGAGCAGTGATCTATTGTTGAATGTGCCGTCCATGTTGGCCACAGGTTTTTCTTCCTACTTGGATAATGCTGGTGAGGTAAAAAGTAAAGGCTGGGATTTCGAGATCACTTCCCATCAGATCAGAAAATCGGATTTTTCATGGTCTACCTCTTTTAATATCAGTCATAATTCCAATGAGGTAACAAAACTTGCTGGTGAGCAAAAGGAAATCTTAATTCCATCTTCGTTCGATATTCAACATAGCCTTTTACGGGTTGGTGAACCGATGTATAGCATTTACGTCGTTAAACAAGATGGTATATTGAGTCAGGCAGACATTGACGCCGGTGCCGCATTGTATGGTAGCCAAAAGGCAGGCGACCCAAGGTATGTGGATGCCAATGGTGATGGCGTGATCGACGCGAATGACCGCGTAATTGTGGGACACCCAAACCCGAGTTATGTATGGGGAATCACCAACAATTTAAAATATAAAAATTTTGATTTGAGTTTCATGTTTCAAGGCCAAAATGGAGGCCATATCTATTCCCTTCTAGGACGGGCATTGGGGCGTACTGGTCAAGGATCATCGGACAATGCACTTGGATTTTATAGGGATAGATGGCGTTCAGAAGAGGATCCCGGGGAAGGTCGCGTGGGAAAAGCGTATTCAACATTCGGACGGATCAAAAATACAGATTGGTTGTATTCTTCAGATTATTGGCGCCTACGTAATGTCACACTTGGTTATAATATAAAAGACCTAAAATTAGGGAGTCAGTCCAAACTTAGTTTAGTCCGTTTATTCGTGACATTGGAAAATTTTTGGGGAAAGGATAAATATGACGGTGGTGTAAATCCAGAATCTTCCAATACAAACTTAAGCGGAAGCGCTGATTATCCCGAAGCCGGTGATTATGGGGGCTTAGCGATTCCAAAAACAGTAACATTTGGTTTGAACGTAAATTTTTAA
- a CDS encoding RagB/SusD family nutrient uptake outer membrane protein, producing MKKLSIFLLMAGLLGSCKMDLDQQPISSATSDTYFKTTNDFVQGLNAIYNSTRGYPDRLMNLSETRSDNLYAVSDGGVRDWEGINSFHKTIASNPYVIEAWQTNFNGIFRVNNYLEQLVTNGATAIPDATLRNRMEGEARFLRAFFYFDLIRYFGKVPLIDKVVSASQAKSIGRSNVEELYALIIEDLNKAINALPAPSAYAVVDKGRVNKYAAKMLLGLVYMTRSGPTLGVEGAGLNSNEWAKAVEQFNDVINSNEFSLLASYNSVFDYGNERNKEVIFNIEYSSGANPVVGATFPWVLVPDNWFNSLGLATQGGLTIRPVSEDLLKLYDASDGRKTFSIQQGYTYGNVVETRSFVKKFVDVTKVPASRMDWPINYIVFRYSDLLLLKAECILNGAVGSQTDVDAIVNQIRKRAGLTAELTNVTKTQLMDERRREFIGEGLRWFDLIRSGTVESVMKAWITKEDVSKQMSDFQVNYVLYPVPQSELDNSPGLYTQNPGY from the coding sequence ATGAAAAAGTTGAGTATATTTTTGTTGATGGCAGGTCTATTGGGATCTTGCAAAATGGATCTGGACCAGCAGCCAATTTCGAGTGCAACATCTGACACCTACTTTAAGACTACGAATGATTTTGTGCAAGGATTGAACGCGATCTATAACAGTACACGAGGATATCCAGACCGTTTGATGAATCTTTCGGAGACACGATCGGACAATTTGTACGCTGTGTCCGATGGCGGGGTACGTGATTGGGAAGGGATCAACAGTTTTCATAAAACGATTGCCAGTAACCCCTATGTGATAGAAGCTTGGCAAACAAATTTTAACGGCATCTTTCGTGTAAACAATTATTTGGAACAACTTGTGACGAATGGTGCTACAGCCATCCCGGATGCGACTCTTCGCAATAGAATGGAAGGTGAAGCTCGATTTTTGCGCGCATTTTTTTATTTTGATTTGATTCGATACTTCGGAAAAGTGCCACTTATCGACAAGGTTGTGTCTGCCAGTCAAGCCAAAAGTATTGGGCGGAGCAACGTGGAGGAGTTGTATGCCTTGATTATTGAAGATCTGAACAAGGCCATTAATGCCCTTCCAGCCCCCAGTGCCTATGCGGTGGTAGATAAAGGTCGTGTCAATAAATACGCTGCAAAAATGTTGCTGGGATTGGTTTATATGACGCGATCAGGACCCACTTTGGGTGTTGAAGGAGCGGGCTTGAACAGCAATGAATGGGCGAAAGCCGTGGAACAGTTCAACGATGTAATCAATAGCAATGAATTTAGTTTGTTGGCCAGTTATAATAGCGTTTTTGATTATGGAAATGAGCGCAACAAGGAAGTGATCTTCAATATAGAATATTCCAGTGGGGCGAATCCTGTCGTAGGGGCTACTTTTCCATGGGTACTCGTGCCTGACAATTGGTTCAATTCACTCGGGCTAGCCACACAAGGGGGCCTTACGATTAGACCTGTATCTGAAGACTTGCTTAAATTGTATGATGCAAGTGATGGTAGGAAAACATTCAGTATTCAGCAAGGATATACCTATGGCAATGTTGTTGAAACAAGATCCTTTGTTAAAAAATTCGTCGATGTGACCAAAGTGCCGGCGAGTCGCATGGATTGGCCGATCAATTATATTGTGTTTCGTTATAGCGATTTGCTGTTGCTGAAGGCAGAGTGCATTCTGAACGGGGCTGTTGGGTCTCAAACTGATGTGGATGCGATCGTCAATCAAATCCGAAAACGTGCTGGTTTGACGGCCGAGCTGACCAATGTGACTAAAACGCAACTGATGGACGAACGGAGACGGGAGTTTATCGGTGAGGGATTGCGTTGGTTTGATCTTATTCGCAGTGGAACAGTTGAATCTGTGATGAAGGCTTGGATTACGAAAGAGGACGTCTCAAAACAGATGTCTGATTTTCAAGTGAATTATGTCTTGTATCCGGTACCACAGTCCGAACTCGACAATAGCCCTGGACTATATACCCAGAATCCGGGATATTGA